From Toxorhynchites rutilus septentrionalis strain SRP chromosome 2, ASM2978413v1, whole genome shotgun sequence, a single genomic window includes:
- the LOC129771702 gene encoding uncharacterized protein DDB_G0290587-like yields MNVRWYLVWSLGCVLCLELFVKSVHSSGVRFKRNEGRKKQAFARKMRQTKKLKEANSGRYYRQNSLIPPVGDKSVYPYMLMLCPLDEEKNDFVAKFMEQSMPNMPTVEPETTESTTTTTESTTTTTTTTTEASTTTTTTTTSTPDTTTEMRTIHLTTKQKSGFRSSIPKLDDSDDAIKTPSAGLMAGLFKSVSINPPSNIIRKVLFPLGINMMQQKLPNILERSANRLQKVGTLIKSLGNLSGTKSLSGFKSINTFFDKSKELTGTECIKMKKPEAVHIFM; encoded by the exons ATGAATGTCCGGTGGTACCTGGTCTGGTCTCTCGGCTGTGTACTTTGCCTCGAGTTATTTGTGAAAAGTGTCCATTCGTCCGGCGTCAGATTTAAGCGAAACGAAGGGCGGAAAAAACAAGCGTTCGCGAGGAAAATGCGACAAACGAAAAAGTTAAAAGAAGCGAATAGTGGGAGATACTATCGGCAGAACTCTTTAATTCCACCAGTTGGTGATAAAAGCGTGTATCCGTACATGTTGATGCTATGTCCGTTGGATgaagaaaaaaacgattttgtggCAAAGTTCATGGAACAGAGTATGCCAAATATGCCTACAGTTGAACCTGAGACTACAGAGAGCACGACAACCACCACGGAGTCCACAACAACAACCACAACCACTACCACAGAGGCTTCAACTACTACCACTACTACTACTACCTCAACACCAGATACGACGACGGAGATGCGAACGATTCATCTCACAACAAAAC AAAAATCCGGATTCAGATCGAGCATACCGAAACTAGACGATTCAGACGATGCCATCAAAACACCCTCAGCAGGACTAATGGCAGGCCTCTTCAAATCTGTGAGCATAAACCCGCCCAGCAACATTATACGAAAGGTACTGTTCCCGCTGGGAATCAATATGATGCAACAAAAACTTCCAAACATTCTCGAGAGGTCAGCTAACCGATTACAGAAGGTTGGCACATTGATCAAATCATTAGGAAATCTTTCGGGAACGAAATCATTGAGTGGTTTCAAAAGTATTAACACATTTTTTGATAAGAGTAAGGAATTAACGGGTACTGAatgtataaaaatgaaaaaacctgAAGCAGTTCACATATTTATGTGA
- the LOC129769629 gene encoding uncharacterized protein LOC129769629 encodes MNNDTKIQQTRKSHNGCRQDILAWAQSNFVDSMKILQSRPRQSISRRMLIKNNVENATDPPKMQQQHKCNNSTNQPNSRVIHPNVSFSTQSIMQNALRRKKLQNQRKALCDQNSRIAAATALINNGEPDTVVQQFVQSIRLNMQRSFLVLSQTAYRPVTNILMVHISLQSRLQEQLLSVTQKLCQQKRGPMSTRTS; translated from the coding sequence ATGAACAACGACACCAAGATACAGCAAACGAGGAAGAGCCATAATGGGTGTCGGCAGGACATACTCGCCTGGGCACAATCGAACTTCGTGGATTCGATGAAGATACTTCAATCAAGGCCTCGCCAATCGATTAGTCGCCGAATGCTCATAAAAAACAACGTTGAGAATGCAACTGATCCACCAAAAATGCAACAACAGCACAAATGCAACAACAGCACAAATCAACCCAACAGCCGCGTTATCCATCCCAACGTGAGCTTCAGTACCCAATCCATAATGCAGAACGCTTTACGCCGTAAAAAACTGCAGAATCAACGCAAGGCGCTTTGTGATCAGAACAGTCGAATTGCTGCCGCTACTGCTTTGATTAACAACGGTGAACCAGATACAGTTGTACAGCAATTCGTACAATCGATTCGTCTAAACATGCAACGAAGTTTTTTGGTTCTTAGTCAAACTGCTTACCGGCCGGTGACAAATATCCTAATGGTACATATTTCTCTGCAAAGCCGACTGCAGGAGCAACTACTCTCCGTCACGCAAAAATTGTGTCAACAGAAACGTGGTCCCATGAGCACTAGAACTTCTTAG